The Vibrio alginolyticus NBRC 15630 = ATCC 17749 genomic sequence TCGTCTACGGAAAGCTTCTTCCTCTGAATCCGCAAGATGTTGGTGTCGAGTATGAATGGGAAGAGATCGTCGATCTGCTCAATGAGTGGGTGGAAGATGAAAAATATATGCAAAATCTACCAAGCCGCTTGGGTTACGCATTGAGCTTCGAGTCTACGTTAGCTGCGATGCAAGATTCTAACGTTGATGTGCTGTTCCGCGACTGGCTATGGCGCCAAATCTGCATTCAATCCAGAGCCTACGTGCCTTGGGATATGGCGATGCCGATTCATCAACAAGACTGGAACTTCAACAATTTAAAGGCCGCACCTTCTGCGAGCGAACGATTCAACTTAAGGAATAGCAATGCAGTTATGGGATATTGAAGCGCACCCTGAGCTATCACTTAAAGGTCGTTTTCAACGTGACGAAAACGGCGATGAAGTGTGGGTTGTTGTCGCCAAACGCACATGGCAATTCGATGGTGTGGTTTGGCACGAATTAGGTGAAAGTGAAATCTTCGATGATCCCCAATATTTGGGCGAAGAAGGCTTCTCTGCGATGAAAGTTGACCACGAATTCGCGTATACCAAAGACAACACAGATGTACTTGTTTACGGCAAAGCGCGCAGCTACGCGAAAAAGCCAGTGACATACCAAGAATGTCGTGTGTTGATTGATGGTCATATCGATAAGACTCTCGCTATTCACGGGGAGCGCGTATGGGTTGAGCATGCTGGCAGTATCACGCTGAGCAATCCAGTCCCATTTATTGAAAAAGACATTGATTACACTTGCGCGGTAGGCGGTGATTTACGTAACCGAATAGGTGGTGGGGTTGCCTACTCCAACAAAGAATTGCTTGAACAGAAAGTACCCTCGATTTTTTATCCCCGAGAGGACTGGAGTGCCGCCGCGAAAAAACTACGCGTTGCGGGGTTCGGGCCAGTGCCTCCGTTCTTTGAGTCGCGCCAGAAGCTGGCCGGCACGTTCGATGACGATTGGATTGAGAATCGCAAGCCAATGTTGCCACTCGATTTTGATAAGCGGTTCTTCCAAAGCGCGCCTATTGATCAACAGTGCAAAGGCTTCCTTCATGGAGGGGAGCGTTTGATGATGAGTGGCTTTTGTCATGATGACACGCTTTCATTTCGAATTCCTAAAGAAAAATACCGTGCGATCGCGACGTTCAAAGATCAAAGTTATCAAGCTGATATGGCGATGTACACCTTATTCGTTGATGCGGAAAAGAAAACTATATCAATCAGTTACACCGCTGCGTTTCCTTGTCAGGGCAAGGAGCATTTGTTGGTGTCGACATCCATCACTAAGTTGGAAGAGGTAAGCGAGCATGCATAATTCAACAGGCCGTTACGTGCTAGGGATGGAAGTGATGACGCCAACCGGTATGAATTTAGATATTGCTAGTGCAGTTTCGTATGCTGACTTAGGAAGATTCGACCAATGTGTAGGGGATGATGGTATCGAGCGTTTTACTTACGCCAAAATCGAATACACCAAAGAAAGTGAGCAGTTTGAGAAAACGTGTGAGTTAATCACCCACTTGCTTGATTCATTGTTAGCACAGTTACCACGTTCATTGAGACCAATACCTTTGCTTATAGCGGTGCCTGCGTCTGTTTCACTAGTAAAGGTGCAAGAATGGCTTGGTGAAAGTAACTATGCTGAATTTCTCTCTGTGGTGAATGCTGTTCATGCCAGTGGGCCCAGTTTCGTTCTCCAGGCCATGAAATCATTGGATAAATATGATGCTATGATGTGTATCAGTGTCGATTCCTTGGTGAGTTCGATGCAAACACTCATCGACGATGCGATGGTAATGAGTACCAATAATCCATGGGGCGTTATTCCGAGTGAGGGTGGGGCGGGTTTAATTCTTTGTCGAAGAAATACCGTAGAAACATTGAAACTTAAGCCTCAAGCGCAGCTTGGCTACATTGATACGGAATTAAACACTTCAGACCGAAGAGGCATGTTTCGACTTGTTCAACGTGCGAGTAAAAAGCTCGATTCATTTGGTGAAGTGTATTCCGATATGACGAACCTGCGCATGCATTCGGAAGATTACGGCTTTGCTCTGGGGGCGAAAGCAGAACGATTCACGAACCCAGAACAACCGCAGCTTATCAATGAGTTGTGGGGCACAATGGGCAGTTGTTCTTCTCTCGCTTTAATTGCCTTTGCGGTCAGAGAGCACCACTTTAAGCAACCAACTACGTTGTTAATGTTCGACTTTCATGGTGACAAAGGAGTTCTCCAATTACTGCAATGTTAGTGGGCGCTCATCGATCAAATGGCAATGAAAATATACTCATATTATTAGGTTGAAGTTTGTAACACGAAAAAGCGTATAACTCATGCAGTGAAAGCGTAAGTAAAAAGGTCTAATAAGTTAGTAATAATAACTAAAATAATAGGCTTACTGTTTGTTTTAAATACCAACCTTGATACAAGTACGTTCAAGAAAATATTATTCAACTCTAATAATATTTATTCTATGAAAGAGTACTAAGTGTCTAATAATCAGAGTACAGCCAAAGGATATATCGATCAGTTGGTTGTTAAAGCTATTGAGAAAAAGAAACTGAATGAGCAAAGGCTAGCAGAAAAAAATAAGCCGAAGCTTGAGTACGTGCTTTTTTCACAGTTTGATGTATTAGACAAGCTTCCTTCTAAAAATGGTAAGACAACGGTTTACCATCTTGCAAAAAAAGGGCAGCCAGAGAAGCAAATCTGTTGCAAAGTTATCAATGATGACTCGCCAGAATTTGCGAGCAAAATGTTGATTAACGAAGCGAGCAGGCTGGAGCTTTCTCAACACCCTAGCGTGGCTAACTTTGTAAAAATCGGCAACGAATTCGAACGCCCATATTTGATGTACGAGTGGATCCAAGGTGAATCACTGGCAGAAAAAATGGAGCGTCATTCTTCTAAAGGCTTCCGCCACGACCACATCGCTTGGTTGGTGTATCAACTCGCTGGCGCTCTAGAGTTTATGCATACAAGAGGTATCTGCCATCTTGATATCAAACCATCAAATGTTTTGGTTAGCGAAGGCGATTACGTTAAGCTCATTGATTTCGGCGCTGCTCGTTACATTGGAGAGACAGAACCTTACGCAGAAGCAAGCTTGAGCTACGCTTCCCCTCTTTATATAGAAACTGGCATCGCGGAACCGCAAGATGATGTTTACTCTCTCGCTTTGCTCGCTGGACATCTATTTTTAGGATCAATATTTGGTGATGCTTGGAATAAGCAGTTAGAAGACCGAAAGCGTCCGGCTTTGATCCCGGTTCATATTTGGAAATTGCTGAAAGAAGTCATCAACAAACCAAGAGGGCATGGCTATACCGCTATTTCTTTTGCTCAACAGTTAGCGCGAATCGATACGCAATCAATTAGCTCAAATTCTAACGCACCAATTTTCAGTAGCTTGCGTAACGCGGACTTGCTGCTTACACACTGTAAGCCAAATGATAAAACGGCGTATGGTCGCTTTAAAATATTAGAGGCGAGCTTAGTGTTGAGTGTGCTGGCAACAGCAGGAAGTTATTTATATCAACAGAATAAAGATCAATTGGATGCTATTTTTTCCCAAGGTGTCACTACTATAACTCACGTTATTACGCCCTCTGAAACGGCTTCTTTTTTGGCTCAGCCTCCATGGAAAATCAAAGAAGAATTGTCTCAAGCTACTCAGAGTATTGATATGACAGAAGCTTATCGAACAGCATATCAAGCTCAGCAGTTAAGCCTCTCGAATTTATATGAAGAAAAACAGGCTCAGTTAACGTCGTATCAATCGTTAGCGGATGGCTTACCAATGGCATTAGTCGAATTACGTAAGGAGCTTGTCACCTTGCGAGAAACCCTTGTTCGTGACGGTGCTCTGTTTCCATATGCGGATGAGGCGTTGACTAAAGTGATGTCTGGGTTAAATGTCGCGTCTATCGATTCCATGAAAGTATCTGCCATAGCTGGCAGTCGAGATAAGCAGATTGCTCGTTTAATTTTAGATGGTGAAGCTAAGCTCGCAGAAAATGAAATGAAAGAGGCATGGTTATTAAACCAGTCACAAGCCTATTTCTACAACCAAATCTTACCAAAGGCTGTGATGGAAAATATTAATGACTCCATCGATAAACATGCAGAGGCGCACTTTTACACCAAAGCAATTGAAGAAGCTGAATTAGCCAAAGCCTACTTCGGTAATACGCCAGAACTAGACAAAAAAATAAAGGATTTAATCGTCGCAAGAAGCGAATTTATTTTGTTTAGCACCGTGATGGAGCAATCCGTTTACGACAAACAAAAGCTACATGAATCCCTTGCCGATTTAGAACGGAATGCACCAAGCAAATTTACAGAAATCACGAAAATTCTAGATAGCATGGCGTCGGATGCGATAGAGCAGAGCCATCGGTTATCTAAGCCAGCAAATGGCGCAATTGCGGTAGCGCGTGCGTTGAGAGATTACTTGACTGAAGGAGACGTGAATTTTGTCCAACATTGATATCGATCGTCTGCTTAATCCTATTTCTGATGAATCTCCAGTGGGAAACGATGCCCGTTACGAGTTTTGCTACGAGATGATGGAATCTGAAGTAAAGAAATTCGGTTCCTTGTTTGGCGAAACAGTAGATTGGAGCGTGGTAAAAACGCACGCGACTGAAGTTCTAGAGCACCACAGTAAAGACTTAAAAGCCATTTGTTACCTCGTTCGCGCGCTAACAGAAGAGTTTGGTCTGCAAGGCTTTGAACAAGGTCTAAAGCTGCTTAGTGAGGCGTTAAGTCGCTTTGGCGTTGAATTGTATCCTTCGCGAAAGCGGGGTCGAGATGGCGCGGTTGAATGGTTGAACCATCAGTTTAAACTGGTCAGTAGCAAGTTAGCGGAAAGCGCTCAGTCATGGGATTTGGTATCAAACTGCATTTCGACTATTGAAGAAGTGCAGCGCCAGTACGACGAGGTTTACCAAGACTCAGAAGCGGATTTCTTTGAGATTCGCACTCAACTCAATGTCTTATCTCAACAAGCGGTGGCTGATGAGCAGAGCTATGATGCAGTCGTTAACGTCGAACAAGCGGCGCCTGCACCAGCTACGCAGCCTGCTGCCGCAGAAACGCCAGCGCAGAGTGAAGTGCAAACCGCACCGGTGAAGGCGGTTCCGCCGGCCCCTAAACCTGCGCCAGTTAAGAAAGCGGTAGCAAAAGAAGTCGATGTCGATACGGACTTCTCTTCGCCTACGGCTTCTAAGCGCACCTTGAAGAAGGTGGCGGAAGTCATGCTTCATGCGAACCCAAGTGATCCGCTGGCTTACCGGATTTATCGTCATCTGACTTGGGATGACATTGATGGTCTACCCGACCACCAAAACAATCAAACGCCTTTGAGCTTGGCAGTGTCGTCCGATCAACAAGCGGAATACCGAGATAAAGCTGACCAAGAAAGCGACATCGACACGATTAAGCGTTTGGAGCGCACATTAACGGATGCGCCGTTTTGGCTGACGGGCCATTACTTCGTGTATTCGATGCTTAATAACTTGGGCTTTGATGATGCAGCGCTTGCTGTGAAACAAGAAGTGACGCGTTTTGTTGAATCGCTAGAGGGCATCGAGCACCTCTCATTTAAGAATTCTATACCATTTGCAGATGAAGCGACCTTGAGCTGGTTATCGACTCAAGATACTACTTCTTCGACTTCTCAACCCGTTGTTCAAACGGTTGTGATTTCGCAGGAAGACTCGCTGCCAATGGAGGATATCACTCTAGAAAATCTAGGGGAATGTGCCGCAGAGCTTGCCCACAAACTTGAGCTGGATAGCTCGGGACGTGGGCAGTTCATGCTGTATTTACAATTGATAGCAGCTTACCAGTCTGTTGGATTATACCCGTTGTGTTTGCCGTATCTTGAGAAGGGGTGGGAAGTACAAAAAGCGTTTAATCTCGCGAACTGGGAACCCCACTTATCGTCACAGTTAGAAGACCTAATTCGAAAAACACTCCATCGGTTATTTGGAAGCAAGGATCTTCTACCTGAGAAGTATGAAGAGTGGAAAGCAATTTACGACTAATTAAAGAGTTAGATAAGGAACGAATTATGTCACGTGACGGCTCGGTGGCTCCTAAAGAGCGAATTAATATCCGTTATGTTCCAGCAACTGGCGATACGCAAGAAGACGTAGAGCTGCCGCTAAGCATGATGGTAGTTGGCGACTTTACTGCGCGTGCAGATGAGACACCAATTGAAGAACGTACTCCAATTAACATCGACAAAGACAACTTTAACGAAGTGCTAGAGGGCATGTCTCCAAACGTTAAAGTCAACGTTGAAAACCGTCTTTCTGATGAAGAAGGCGGCCAGATAGGTGTTGATCTGACCTTCCAAAACATGAAGGACTTCTCTCCTGAAGCGATCGCGAAAAGTGTACCTGAACTAAACAGCCTACTTGAGCTTCGCGAAGCCTTGGTTGCACTGAAAGGTCCTCTAGGAAACGTTCCTGCGTTCCGTAAGAAGATCGCATCGGTTCTTCAAGATGAAGAAGCGAGAAAGAAACTGTTGGATGAACTAAGCATTGGCAACGACCAAGACGCGAAAGAAGAGTAAGGGATATCATGTCTGCAGAAGCACAAGCGCCAGAACAAGAAGCAGCCTTAGTTGAATCAGGTTCACTTCTGGATAGCATTCTTAACGAAACACGTTTAAAGCCAAGTGATGAAGGTTTTGACGTTGCAAAGCGCGGCGTAGAAGCATTCATCAGTGAGCTACTAAGCAGTTCGAACACAGAGAAAGTCGACCAATCTCTGGTTGATCTGATGATCTCTGAAATCGACCAAAAATTGTCTAAGCAAGTTGATGCAATTCTTCACAACGAAGAAGTTCAAGCGATTGAATCAACGTGGCGTGGCCTTAAGTACCTGGTTGATCACACTGACTTCCGCGAGAACATTCAAATCGAACTGATCTCTGCGAAGAAAGACGAAGTTCTTGATGAC encodes the following:
- a CDS encoding DUF2169 family type VI secretion system accessory protein, giving the protein MQLWDIEAHPELSLKGRFQRDENGDEVWVVVAKRTWQFDGVVWHELGESEIFDDPQYLGEEGFSAMKVDHEFAYTKDNTDVLVYGKARSYAKKPVTYQECRVLIDGHIDKTLAIHGERVWVEHAGSITLSNPVPFIEKDIDYTCAVGGDLRNRIGGGVAYSNKELLEQKVPSIFYPREDWSAAAKKLRVAGFGPVPPFFESRQKLAGTFDDDWIENRKPMLPLDFDKRFFQSAPIDQQCKGFLHGGERLMMSGFCHDDTLSFRIPKEKYRAIATFKDQSYQADMAMYTLFVDAEKKTISISYTAAFPCQGKEHLLVSTSITKLEEVSEHA
- a CDS encoding serine/threonine protein kinase, which codes for MSNNQSTAKGYIDQLVVKAIEKKKLNEQRLAEKNKPKLEYVLFSQFDVLDKLPSKNGKTTVYHLAKKGQPEKQICCKVINDDSPEFASKMLINEASRLELSQHPSVANFVKIGNEFERPYLMYEWIQGESLAEKMERHSSKGFRHDHIAWLVYQLAGALEFMHTRGICHLDIKPSNVLVSEGDYVKLIDFGAARYIGETEPYAEASLSYASPLYIETGIAEPQDDVYSLALLAGHLFLGSIFGDAWNKQLEDRKRPALIPVHIWKLLKEVINKPRGHGYTAISFAQQLARIDTQSISSNSNAPIFSSLRNADLLLTHCKPNDKTAYGRFKILEASLVLSVLATAGSYLYQQNKDQLDAIFSQGVTTITHVITPSETASFLAQPPWKIKEELSQATQSIDMTEAYRTAYQAQQLSLSNLYEEKQAQLTSYQSLADGLPMALVELRKELVTLRETLVRDGALFPYADEALTKVMSGLNVASIDSMKVSAIAGSRDKQIARLILDGEAKLAENEMKEAWLLNQSQAYFYNQILPKAVMENINDSIDKHAEAHFYTKAIEEAELAKAYFGNTPELDKKIKDLIVARSEFILFSTVMEQSVYDKQKLHESLADLERNAPSKFTEITKILDSMASDAIEQSHRLSKPANGAIAVARALRDYLTEGDVNFVQH
- the tssA gene encoding type VI secretion system protein TssA; translated protein: MSNIDIDRLLNPISDESPVGNDARYEFCYEMMESEVKKFGSLFGETVDWSVVKTHATEVLEHHSKDLKAICYLVRALTEEFGLQGFEQGLKLLSEALSRFGVELYPSRKRGRDGAVEWLNHQFKLVSSKLAESAQSWDLVSNCISTIEEVQRQYDEVYQDSEADFFEIRTQLNVLSQQAVADEQSYDAVVNVEQAAPAPATQPAAAETPAQSEVQTAPVKAVPPAPKPAPVKKAVAKEVDVDTDFSSPTASKRTLKKVAEVMLHANPSDPLAYRIYRHLTWDDIDGLPDHQNNQTPLSLAVSSDQQAEYRDKADQESDIDTIKRLERTLTDAPFWLTGHYFVYSMLNNLGFDDAALAVKQEVTRFVESLEGIEHLSFKNSIPFADEATLSWLSTQDTTSSTSQPVVQTVVISQEDSLPMEDITLENLGECAAELAHKLELDSSGRGQFMLYLQLIAAYQSVGLYPLCLPYLEKGWEVQKAFNLANWEPHLSSQLEDLIRKTLHRLFGSKDLLPEKYEEWKAIYD
- the tssB gene encoding type VI secretion system contractile sheath small subunit, whose product is MSRDGSVAPKERINIRYVPATGDTQEDVELPLSMMVVGDFTARADETPIEERTPINIDKDNFNEVLEGMSPNVKVNVENRLSDEEGGQIGVDLTFQNMKDFSPEAIAKSVPELNSLLELREALVALKGPLGNVPAFRKKIASVLQDEEARKKLLDELSIGNDQDAKEE